A region of Solanum dulcamara chromosome 7, daSolDulc1.2, whole genome shotgun sequence DNA encodes the following proteins:
- the LOC129894371 gene encoding protein YLS7, which produces MSSFSSKDPSTLSYPKSLLSIVTTVGGLAVFLILASSFLVSQPIGAAVHEYFYGVHQLTRPNLLDRDRVAFADPRRDDVGINGTPNFNLTAEESNEKGLEDEKDQTSKSQDEKKEPDSKGELIGNSTQTPVLSESNHSVVQPHPESKQEDEDSNNASLRKESKNEGALPSSDARPLDVKSSSTGPNSINQAKLDTECDLYHGKWISDQSGPLYKNDSCPVLTQMQNCQGNGRPDKDYENWRWKPTQCELPRFDPKKFLELMRGKTLAFIGDSVARNQMESMLCILWQYEVPKNRGNKRMQRYYFRSTSTMIVRIWSSWLVNQTSGPLDFAPAGVVKIHLDVPDDGFMQYVPQFDVVVLSSGHWFAKQSVYVLNNEIVGGQLWWPDKSRKMKVNNVEAFGISVETILTAMATHPNFSGITIVRSFSPDHYEGGAWNTGGSCTGKVKPAEDGELAENGFTNIMHEKQFTGYTRAIKKKNNKSALLFMDITEVFAYRHDGHPGPYRSPDPNKITKRGPDGKPPPQDCLHWCMPGPVDTWNELVFDLVRREFERRKSNAS; this is translated from the exons TCCAAAGTCACTATTGTCTATTGTAACTACAGTAGGAGGTCTTGCTGTGTTTTTAATTCTTGCTTCCTCATTTCTGGTCTCTCAACCTATTGGAGCTGCAGTCCATGAGTATTTTTATGGTGTTCACCAGTTGACAAGGCCTAACTTACTAGATAGGGATAGGGTAGCATTTGCTGATCCTCGACGTGATGATGTTGGTATTAATGGTACaccaaactttaatttgacGGCAGAGGAAAGCAATGAAAAAGGACTTGAGGATGAAAAGGACCAGACTTCCAAGTCGCAAGACGAAAAGAAAGAGCCAGATTCAAAGGGGgaactaattggaaattcaacCCAAACACCTGTTTTGTCAGAATCCAATCATTCGGTGGTTCAACCACATCCTGAATCAAAGCAAGAAGACGAGGACAGTAACAATGCTAGTTTGCGGAAGGAAAGCAAGAATGAAGGGGCTCTTCCATCTTCTGATGCCCGTCCTCTGGACGTAAAATCTTCATCTACCGGACCCAATAGCATAAATCAGGCTAAGTTAGATACAG AATGTGATCTATATCATGGAAAATGGATTTCTGATCAGTCCGGACCATTGTACAAAAATGACTCCTGCCCTGTCCTGACACAGATGCAGAACTGTCAAGGAAATGGAAGGCCTGATAAGGATTATGAGAACTGGCGATGGAAACCAACTCAGTGTGAACTGCCACGATTTGATCCAAAGAAGTTTTTGGAACTAATGAGAGGAAAGACTTTAGCTTTCATTGGTGACTCAGTTGCTCGCAACCAGATGGAGTCAATGCTGTGTATCCTTTGGCAG TATGAGGTTCCAAAAAATCGTGGAAACAAAAGAATGCAGAGGTACTATTTCAGATCCACATCTACTATGATTGTTCGCATTTGGTCTTCATGGCTTGTCAACCAAACATCCGGGCCTCTTGATTTCGCTCCAGCAGGTGTAGTTAAGATCCACCTTGATGTTCCTGATGATGGGTTCATGCAATACGTCCCCCAGTTTGATGTCGTCGTGCTCTCCTCCGGCCACTGGTTTGCAAAGCAATCTGTTTATGTTCTGAATAATGAGATTGTTGGAGGACAATTGTGGTGGCCAGACAAGTCTAGAAAGATGAAGGTCAATAATGTTGAAGCTTTCGGAATATCTGTTGAAACCATTCTGACTGCCATGGCAACACATCCGAATTTCAGTGGTATCACCATTGTTCGTTCCTTTTCACCTGATCATTATGAAGGTGGAGCATGGAACACGGGAGGATCATGTACTGGAAAAGTGAAGCCTGCAGAGGATGGTGAACTGGCTGAAAATGGCTTCACAAACATTATGCACGAAAAGCAATTCACGGGTTACACTCGTGCaattaagaagaaaaacaacAAGTCCGCCTTACTATTTATGGATATCACAGAAGTCTTTGCATACCGCCATGATGGACATCCTGGTCCCTACAGAAGCCCCGacccaaataaaatcacaaaGCGAGGTCCTGATGGTAAGCCCCCTCCACAAGACTGCTTGCATTGGTGCATGCCAGGTCCTGTTGATACATGGAACGAGCTGGTATTTGATCTCGTAAGGAGGGAATTCGAGAGAAGAAAGAGCAATGCTTCATGA
- the LOC129896771 gene encoding 65-kDa microtubule-associated protein 3-like: MTAAQYDPIQQMETTCGTLLYELQIIWDEVGESDTERDKMLYELERECLEVYRRKVDQANKSRAQLRQAIADAEAELAAICSAMGERPVHIRQSDQSLGGLKAELRTILPELEEMRNRKSDRKNQFIEVTKQLQKIKDEIFKPTGCTSTAVVVDESDLSLRKLEELHAELHALQKEKSERLKQVLDHLSTLNSLCLVLGMDFKHTVNEVHPSLGESEGTKNISNDTIQHLAAAIGRLREVKLLRMKRLQDLASSMLELWNLMDTPIEEQQTFQNVTCKIAASEHEITEPNILSVEFINYVEGELSRLDELKASKMKELVLKKRSELEEICRRTHMVADSDNAMDVAIEAIESGAVDAASILEQIELQIAQVKEQAFSRKEILDKVEKWIAACEEECWLEEYNRDDNRYNAGRGAHLTLKRAEKARTLVNKLPAMVDALASKTKAWESERGIDFTYDGIRLLAMLEEYNILRQEKEEERKRQRDQKKLQGQLMAEHEAIYGSKPSPMKNQSAKKGRRMSCSGATNRRLSVGGTMLQTPKLSIGGTMPQTPKTEFHSTKATPNTHHTKKSDLFHQRDQFNHSNDDGLPALSAGRKGLDLAGGLPLKKQSNTVNGCEMEKTVTRKPFSPISSTDSSKFYATNILEDLNRKHNHNEMANKMLPSSQIPFATPVKTLYTTEEENRTPIVVPPIPVPSTPLTVSAPMQTAITTPVHNALVPYNSKPVEEIPVEIEYSFEERRLGFVLPRTQV; encoded by the exons ATGACAGCTGCTCAATATGATCCAATTCAGCAAATGGAAACTACATGTGGAACGTTGCTATATGAATTGCAg ATCATATGGGATGAAGTTGGGGAATCTGATACTGAAAGGGACAAAATGTTGTATGAGCTTGAACGAGAATGTTTAGAAGTATATAGAAGAAAGGTGGATCAAGCAAACAAGAGTAGAGCTCAATTAAGGCAAGCAATTGCTGATGCCGAAGCAGAGCTTGCAGCTATCTGTTCTGCGATGGGGGAGCGACCAGTGCATATTAGGCAG TCTGATCAGAGCCTAGGTGGTCTAAAGGCAGAACTTAGAACCATTCTTCCAGAATTGGAAGAGATGCGAAATAGGAAATCTGATAGAAAGAATCAATTCATTGAAGTTACAAAGCAGTTACAGAAGATTAAGGATGAAATTTTTAAGCCCACTGGTTGTACTTCTACTGCTGTGGTAGTAGATGAAAGTGATTTGTCATTAAGAAAGCTAGAAGAATTACATGCTGAACTGCACGCACTTCAAAAGGAGAAG AGTGAACGCTTAAAACAAGTTTTGGATCACCTAAGTACTTTGAACTCACTATGCTTGGTTCTTGGTATGGATTTCAAACATACTGTCAATGAGGTTCATCCGAGTCTTGGGGAATCTGAAGGAACCAAGAATATAAGTAATGATACAATCCAACATTTAGCTGCTGCAATAGGAAGACTACGTGAGGTTAAGTTACTCAGGATGAAACGG CTGCAAGATCTTGCATCTTCCATGTTGGAACTATGGAATTTGATGGACACCCCCATTGAAGAGCAACAGACTTTTCAGAATGTTACTTGTAAGATAGCTGCCTCAGAACACGAGATAACTGAGCCAAATATCCTGTCAGTGGAATTCATTAATTAT GTTGAGGGAGAATTGTCCCGCTTGGATGAGTTGAAAGCAAGCAAAATGAAAGAGCTTGTTTTAAAGAAGAGATCCGAACTAGAAGAGATCTGCAGAAGAACACACATGGTTGCTGATTCAGATAATGCAATGGATGTAGCTATTGAAGCTATTGAATCTG GAGCTGTTGATGCTGCTTCTATCCTCGAGCAAATTGAACTCCAAATAGCACAAGTTAAAGAACAAGCTTTCAGCAGGAAAGAAATATTAGACAAGGTGGAGAAATGGATAGCCGCATGCGAGGAGGAGTGTTGGCTTGAAGAATACAACAGG GATGACAATCGCTACAATGCTGGACGAGGTGCCCACCTTACTCTAAAGCGTGCTGAGAAAGCTCGTACTTTGGTTAATAAGCTTCCAG CAATGGTAGACGCATTGGCATCAAAAACAAAAGCATGGGAAAGTGAGAGAGGAATTGATTTCACTTATGATGGA ATCCGTCTTCTCGCTATGCTTGAAGAGTATAACATCTTACGACAAGAAAAGGAGGAAGAACGTAAAAGACAACGA GACCAGAAGAAACTTCAGGGACAATTAATGGCAGAACATGAAGCTATCTATGGCTCAAAACCCAGCCCTATGAAGAACCAAAGTGCCAAAAAGGGTCGTAGAATGTCATGCAGTGGTGCAACCAATAGAAGGCTTtctgttggaggaacaatgctCCAAACTCCGAAGCTTTCTATTGGAGGAACAATGCCCCAAACTCCAAAGACTGAATTCCATTCAACCAAAGCTACACCAAACACACATCACACAAAGAAATCTGATCTCTTTCATCAAAGAGATCAATTTAATCATTCTAACGATGATGGATTGCCAGCTCTATCAGCAG GGAGGAAAGGTTTGGATCTTGCTGGAGGACTTCCTTTGAAAAAGCAGTCCAATACAGTAAATGGTTGTGAGATGGAGAAAACTGTGACACGGAAGCCTTTCTCCCCCATTTCTTCCACTGACTCGTCCAAATTCTATGCAACTAACATTTTGGAAGATCTGAATAGAAAGCATAATCATAATGAGATGGCGAATAAGATGCTTCCAAGTAGCCAAATTCCATTCGCTACTCCAGTGAAGACACTTTATACTACAGAAGAAGAGAAcagaactcctatagtagtgcCACCAATTCCTGTCCCTTCTACACCATTAACTGTGTCTGCCCCTATGCAGACGGCTATAACAACACCGGTTCATAATGCTCTTGTTCCTTACAATTCCAAGCCAGTTGAGGAGATTCCTGTAGAGATTGAGTATTCTTTTGAGGAGAGGAGGCTTGGATTTGTTCTTCCCAGAACACAAGTCTAA